From bacterium, one genomic window encodes:
- the ftsZ gene encoding cell division protein FtsZ, protein MHITSIEGANQANIKVVGVGGGGGNAVNRMIAAGLSSVDFWALNTDAQVLQMSSAQSRIQLGSKLTNGLGAGGDPSKGEKAAEESKDEIMKSLDGADMVFITAGMGGGTGTGAAPVVAQIAKELGALTVGVVTKPFSFEGRRRMNQANAGLEKLRENVDSLIVVPNDKLIEVVERRTTIREAFYVVDEILLRGVQGICDIITTPGLINVDFADVKSVMSMSGSALMGIGRGSGEGRALEAARIAVNSPLLETSIHGASGVIFNVTGGPDMTIHEVYEAAEVIHESVLDDAIVIFGAVVDDRIQGEIQITVIATGFDLKPQGAEKSIADPLSLFTTASTSASPLKKKTSQETASTMLDLDIPEFLRDKKPFKI, encoded by the coding sequence ATTCATATTACATCAATAGAAGGTGCCAATCAGGCTAACATTAAAGTTGTCGGTGTCGGCGGCGGTGGCGGAAACGCTGTTAATCGTATGATTGCGGCAGGACTTAGCAGTGTTGATTTTTGGGCGCTTAATACAGATGCTCAAGTCTTGCAAATGTCAAGCGCACAAAGCAGAATTCAACTTGGAAGTAAATTAACAAACGGCTTAGGCGCTGGTGGTGATCCTTCAAAAGGCGAAAAAGCTGCCGAAGAGAGCAAAGATGAAATAATGAAATCTCTTGACGGTGCAGATATGGTATTTATTACCGCTGGTATGGGCGGAGGCACCGGTACAGGCGCAGCTCCCGTAGTTGCTCAAATAGCAAAAGAACTCGGTGCTTTAACAGTCGGCGTTGTTACAAAACCATTCAGTTTTGAAGGTCGCCGCAGAATGAATCAGGCTAATGCAGGTCTTGAAAAGCTCAGAGAAAATGTAGACAGCCTTATTGTTGTTCCTAACGACAAGTTAATTGAAGTTGTTGAAAGAAGAACTACAATTAGAGAAGCTTTCTATGTTGTTGATGAAATATTACTCCGCGGTGTTCAAGGCATTTGCGATATAATTACAACACCAGGCTTAATCAACGTTGACTTTGCAGATGTTAAGTCTGTTATGTCAATGTCAGGTTCAGCTCTTATGGGTATCGGCAGAGGAAGCGGCGAAGGCAGAGCCCTTGAAGCAGCTAGAATTGCCGTTAATTCACCTCTTCTGGAAACATCAATACACGGCGCAAGCGGCGTAATCTTCAACGTAACAGGCGGTCCTGATATGACCATTCATGAAGTTTACGAAGCGGCTGAAGTTATTCACGAATCTGTTCTTGATGATGCTATCGTTATATTTGGTGCTGTGGTTGATGACAGAATTCAAGGAGAAATCCAAATTACTGTTATTGCAACAGGATTTGACCTTAAACCTCAGGGTGCTGAGAAATCAATTGCTGATCCTCTTTCCTTGTTCACAACAGCAAGCACAAGTGCTTCACCATTAAAGAAAAAGACATCTCAGGAAACAGCAAGCACTATGTTAGATCTTGATATTCCCGAATTTTTAAGAGATAAAAAACCTTTTAAAATCTAG